A single Primulina eburnea isolate SZY01 chromosome 11, ASM2296580v1, whole genome shotgun sequence DNA region contains:
- the LOC140805375 gene encoding zinc finger BED domain-containing protein RICESLEEPER 2-like: MVKFHDVGQMIIDHDGNMRCMDCICLSAHFVDDDWKLNSKILSFVHMPPPHSGVKLASKLFGFLKECRIEKKVFSLTLDNASSNDNMQGILKERLSLHDSLMHDGEFFHIRCSAHILNLIVQEGLKIASVALNKIRKSIKYVKGSECMMRKFEECVRAVCNIDSGIGLRSDVPTRWNSTYLMLDSAIEHKKAFSSLQLNDNNYKYGPSIEEWKTREKICGFLEPFYDTNNLISGSSYHTSNLYFMQVWKIEVLLNEKLSNEDLVVSDMCKMMKEKFDKYWNQYSVVLAFGAILDPQIKFKMLDFFYSKLDDDPIKCQEKMLIVKTKLYKLFEQYSNTNHTSYSQPRSSSVAISHIQSGGEIKNKGKRIYDEIMAYESQTIRSTRKSELDLYLEEQKL; the protein is encoded by the exons ATGGTAAAATTTCATGATGTTGGACAAATGATTATTGATCATGATGGGAACATgag ATGTATGGACTGCATTTGCTTGAGTGCCCACTTTGTTGACGATGATTGGAAATTGAATAGTAAAATACTTAGCTTTGTTCATATGCCTCCTCCACACTCAGGAGTCAAATTGGCATCAAAATTGTTTGGATTTTTGAAGGAGTGCCGGATTGAGAAAAAAGTTTTCTCTTTGACATTGGATAATGCATCAAGCAATGATAATATGcaaggaattttgaaagaacGACTCTCGTTGCATGATAGCTTGATGCATGATGGTGAATTTTTTCATATTCGTTGTTCTGCTCATATATTGAATCTCATTGTCCAAGAAGGTCTCAAAATAGCTAGtgtagctttgaataaaattagaaaatctatcaagtATGTGAAAGGCTCAGAGTGTATGATGAGAAAATTTGAAGAATGTGTGAGAGCAGTTTGTAACATTGACAGTGGTATTGGCTTGAGATCGGATGTGCCTACTCGTTGGAATTCAACATATTTGATGTTGGATAGTGCCATCGAACATAAAAAGGCATTTTCTTCTCTTCAATTGAatgataataattataaatatggtCCTTCAATTGAAGAGtggaaaacaagagagaaaatatGTGGATTTCTTGAGCCATTTTATGATACTAACAATTTGATCTCGGGTTCTTCTTATCATACATCAAATTTGTACTTCATGCAAGTTTGGAAGATCGAGGTTTTGTTAAATGAGAAATTGTCAAATGAAGATTTGGTGGTAAGTGATATGTGTAAAATGATGAAAGAGAAGTTTGATAAGTATTGGAATCAATATAGCGTGGTGCTTGCATTTGGGGCAATTCTTGACCCACAAATAAAGTTTAAGAtgctagattttttttattcgaAGCTTGATGATGATCCTATCAAATGCCAAGAGAAGATGTTGATTGTGAAGACAAAGTTGTATAAGCTTTTTGAGCAGTATTCTAACACCAATCATACAAGTTATTCACAACCAAGATCATCTTCTGTTGCAATTTCACATATTCAAAGTGGtggagaaattaaaaataaaggcAAAAGAATCTATGAT GAAATCATGGCATATGAGAGTCAAACCATTAGAAGTACAAGGAAATCTGAATTAGATCTTTATTTGGAGGAGCAAAAACTTTAA